Genomic window (Egicoccus halophilus):
GACGGTTGTAGTTGGACGCCATCGACTCGGTGTAGGCACCGGTGGCCGCGACGGCGAGCAGGTCCCCGACGGCCACGTCGGCCGGCAACGACGCGTGCTCGCGGACGAGGTCACCGGACTCGCAGTGCTTGCCCACCACCGTGGTGGAGATCGGGTCGTCGGCCCCGAGCCGGTTGGCGAGCGCCACCTCGTGCTCGGCGTCGTAGAGCGCCGGACGGATGTTGTCGGACATGCCCCCGTCCACGCTGACGTAGGTCCGTAGACCGGGCAGCACCTTGATGGTCCCGACCTCGTAGAGGGTGAGCGTGGACGGGCCGACGATCGCGCGGCCGGGTTCGACCACCAACCGCGGCCGCTCGAGTCCCCGTCGCCGGCACCGCTCGTCCACCGCGTGCAGGACCGCCTCGCCGTAGCGCGCCACCTCGACCGGATGGTCCTCGTGGGTGTAGCGGATGCCCATGCCGCCGCCGAGGTTGAGCTCGGCCAGCGTCACGCCGAGCTCGTCGCGCCAGCGGGCGAGCAGGTCGAGCATCACCTCGGCGTTGGCGACGAACGGATCGGTACCGAAGATCTGCGAGCCGATGTGGGCGTGCAGGCCGACGACCTCGACGTGCTCGAGGTCCCGGGCGCGGGCGACGGCGCGGTCGGCCAGACCGAGCGACAGCGTGAACCCGAACTTCGAGTCGTCGTGTCCGGTACGAACGTACTCGTGCGTGTGCGCGTCGATGCCGGGCGTGATGCGCAGCCAGACAGACGCGATCGTGTCGCGCGCGGCGGCGAGCCGCTCGAGCCGGTCGAGCTCCTCGAACGAGTCGACCACGATGCGCCCGACGCCGACCTCGAGCGCCCGGTCGAGCTCGACCAGCGACTTGTTGTTGCCGTGCAGCACGATCCTCGACGGGTCCACCCCCGCGACCAGCGCCGTGTGCAGCTCCCCACCGGAGACGACGTCGACCAGCAGGCCCTCCTCGTCGACGAGTTGCAGGACGGCGGTGGTGCACCACGCCTTGGACGCGTAGGCGACCTCGACACCCGGGAACCCCGCGCGGTAGGTGCGGCACCGCTCGCGCAGGTCGGCCTCGTCGACGACCCACAGCGGGGTGCCGTGCTCGCGGGCGAGCTCGGACAGGGCGACACCACCGACGTGCAGTCCCCCGTCGGCGTCCCGTTCGGCCGTCAGGGGCCAGGGTCCGGCAGTCATCGTCACATCCGTTCCGGGGCGGTGACCCGCAGCAGGCCCAGCGCGTTGGCCAGCACCTGCCGGGCGGCGACCGCCAGCCAGTAGCGCGCCCGGCTCAGCGCCTCGTCACCCTCGACCAGCACCCGGCACTCGGTGTAGAAGCGGTGGAAGGTCGCGGCCAGGTCCTCGGCGTAGCGGGCCAGGCGCTGGGTGGCGCGCAGCTCGGCGGCGTCGTCGACCACGATCGGCAGCTGGGCCATGGCGCTCAGCAGCTCGACCTCCGCCGGGTGGGTCAACCGGGACAGTTCGGCGTCCTCGGGCGCACCCGCCTCGAAGCCGCGTTCGTCAGCGGTGCGCACCAGGGAGTTGATGCGCGCGTGGGCGTACTGCACGTAGTAGACCGGGTTCTCCATCGACTGTTGCGCGACCACCTCGAGGTCGAAGTCGACCATCGTGTCCAGGCCCTGGCGCAGGAAGTGGTACCGGGTCACGTCCGCGCCGACCTCGTCGACGACCTCGTCGAGGGCGATCATCTCGCCGGTGCGCTTGGACATGCGCACCGGTTCCCCACCGCGCAGCAGGTTCACCAGCTGGCCGATGCGGATCTCGACCCGCTCGCGCGGGATGCCCAGGCACTCCGCGGCGGCGAGCAGCCGTCCCACGTAGCCGTGGTGGTCGGCC
Coding sequences:
- the lysA gene encoding diaminopimelate decarboxylase, with protein sequence MAGGRRPAGAGQRAGPAAGHRPGTDVTMTAGPWPLTAERDADGGLHVGGVALSELAREHGTPLWVVDEADLRERCRTYRAGFPGVEVAYASKAWCTTAVLQLVDEEGLLVDVVSGGELHTALVAGVDPSRIVLHGNNKSLVELDRALEVGVGRIVVDSFEELDRLERLAAARDTIASVWLRITPGIDAHTHEYVRTGHDDSKFGFTLSLGLADRAVARARDLEHVEVVGLHAHIGSQIFGTDPFVANAEVMLDLLARWRDELGVTLAELNLGGGMGIRYTHEDHPVEVARYGEAVLHAVDERCRRRGLERPRLVVEPGRAIVGPSTLTLYEVGTIKVLPGLRTYVSVDGGMSDNIRPALYDAEHEVALANRLGADDPISTTVVGKHCESGDLVREHASLPADVAVGDLLAVAATGAYTESMASNYNRLPRPAAVLVRDGQVRTIIRRETLDDLVARDVPLR